Proteins encoded together in one Pseudomonas arsenicoxydans window:
- the araG gene encoding L-arabinose ABC transporter ATP-binding protein AraG, whose product MHAQVQTHEHSVGGSLRFNGIGKTFPGVKALDGISFVAHPGQVHALMGENGAGKSTLLKILGGAYTPSSGDLQIGEQTMAFKSTADSIGSGVAVIHQELHLVPEMSVAENLFLGHLPASFGLINRGALRQQALACLKGLADEIDPQEKVGRLSLGQRQLVEIAKALSRGAHVIAFDEPTSSLSAREIDRLMAIIGRLRDEGKVVLYVSHRMEEVFRICNAVTVFKDGRYVRTFENMSELTHDQLVTCMVGRDIQDIYDYRSRQRGAVALKVDGLLGPGLREPVSFEVHKGEILGLFGLVGAGRTELFRMLSGLTRNTAGRLELRGHEVKLRSPRDAIAAGILLCPEDRKKEGILPLASVAENINISARGAHSTFGCLLRGLWEKGNADKQITALKVKTPNAAQKIMYLSGGNQQKAILGRWLSMPMKVLLLDEPTRGIDIGAKAEIYQIIHNLAASGIAVIVVSSDLMEVMGISDRILVLCEGAMRGELSRAEANESNLLQLALPRQRADGVAN is encoded by the coding sequence ATGCACGCGCAAGTACAGACACACGAGCATAGCGTCGGCGGCAGCCTGCGTTTCAACGGAATCGGCAAGACCTTTCCCGGAGTGAAGGCGCTGGACGGCATCAGCTTCGTTGCCCATCCGGGCCAGGTTCACGCCCTGATGGGCGAGAACGGCGCCGGTAAATCCACGCTGTTGAAAATCCTCGGCGGTGCCTACACGCCAAGCAGCGGCGACCTGCAGATCGGCGAACAGACGATGGCCTTCAAGTCCACTGCCGACAGCATTGGCAGCGGCGTCGCGGTAATCCATCAGGAGCTGCACCTGGTCCCGGAAATGAGCGTGGCGGAGAACCTTTTCCTGGGGCACTTGCCGGCCAGTTTCGGCCTGATCAATCGCGGCGCCCTGCGCCAGCAAGCACTGGCCTGCCTCAAGGGCCTGGCCGATGAAATCGATCCGCAAGAGAAAGTCGGGCGCCTGTCCCTGGGCCAGCGGCAGTTGGTGGAAATCGCCAAGGCGTTGTCCCGCGGTGCGCATGTCATTGCATTCGACGAACCCACCAGCAGCCTGTCGGCGCGCGAGATCGATCGCTTGATGGCGATCATCGGACGCCTGCGCGACGAAGGCAAAGTGGTGCTCTACGTTTCCCATCGCATGGAAGAAGTGTTCCGCATCTGCAACGCGGTGACGGTGTTCAAGGACGGTCGCTACGTGCGCACGTTCGAGAACATGAGCGAACTGACCCACGATCAGCTGGTGACGTGCATGGTCGGTCGCGACATCCAGGACATCTACGATTACCGCAGCCGCCAGCGCGGCGCGGTGGCGCTCAAGGTTGACGGTTTGCTCGGGCCGGGGTTGCGCGAACCGGTGAGTTTCGAGGTACACAAGGGCGAGATTCTCGGGCTGTTCGGCCTGGTCGGCGCGGGGCGCACCGAGTTGTTCCGGATGCTCAGCGGGCTGACGCGCAATACCGCTGGACGCCTGGAGCTTCGCGGTCATGAAGTGAAACTGCGTTCACCCCGCGATGCTATCGCGGCCGGCATTCTGCTGTGCCCCGAGGACCGCAAGAAGGAGGGCATCCTGCCGCTTGCCAGCGTCGCCGAGAACATCAACATCAGTGCTCGCGGTGCGCATTCCACCTTCGGCTGCCTGTTGCGCGGCCTGTGGGAAAAGGGCAACGCCGACAAGCAGATCACTGCACTGAAAGTAAAGACGCCGAACGCGGCGCAGAAAATCATGTACCTGTCCGGCGGCAATCAGCAGAAAGCCATTCTCGGTCGCTGGCTGTCGATGCCGATGAAAGTCCTGCTGCTGGACGAGCCCACTCGCGGCATCGACATCGGTGCCAAGGCCGAGATTTACCAGATCATCCATAACCTGGCCGCCAGCGGCATCGCGGTGATCGTGGTGTCCAGCGACCTGATGGAAG
- a CDS encoding substrate-binding domain-containing protein produces the protein MNRRRGIRSLCCAALAVTAVSLSSTLLAAEEVKIGFLVKQAEEPWFQTEWAFAEKAGKDKGFTVIKIAVPDGEKTLSAIDSLAANGAKGFVICPPDVGLGPAIVAKAKANGLKVIAVDDRFVDASGKFMEDVPYLGMAAFEVGEKQGSAMATEAKKRGWDWKETYAVINTFNELDTGKKRTDGSAKALQDAGFPKDHILFTAQKTLDVPGSMDATNSALVKLPSGAKNLIIGGMNDNTVLGGVRATESAGFTAANVIGIGINGTDAIGELKKANSGFFGSMLPSPHIEGYNTANMMFEWVTTGKEPPKYTAMDDVTLITRENFKQELEKIGLWN, from the coding sequence ATGAATCGTCGTCGTGGGATCCGTTCCCTGTGCTGTGCCGCTTTGGCGGTCACTGCGGTCAGCTTGAGCAGTACGTTGCTGGCGGCAGAAGAAGTGAAAATCGGTTTCCTGGTCAAGCAAGCGGAGGAGCCCTGGTTTCAGACCGAATGGGCGTTCGCCGAAAAGGCCGGGAAAGACAAAGGTTTCACCGTCATCAAGATCGCCGTGCCTGACGGCGAGAAAACCCTCTCGGCCATCGACAGCCTGGCCGCCAACGGCGCGAAAGGTTTTGTGATTTGCCCGCCAGACGTCGGCCTCGGCCCGGCTATCGTGGCCAAGGCCAAGGCCAATGGTTTGAAGGTGATCGCGGTCGATGACCGTTTTGTCGATGCCAGCGGCAAGTTCATGGAAGACGTGCCTTATCTCGGCATGGCCGCGTTTGAGGTCGGCGAGAAACAAGGCAGCGCCATGGCCACTGAAGCGAAAAAACGCGGCTGGGACTGGAAAGAAACCTACGCAGTCATTAACACCTTCAACGAACTCGACACTGGCAAGAAACGCACCGACGGTTCCGCCAAGGCACTGCAAGACGCCGGTTTTCCAAAAGACCACATCCTCTTCACCGCACAGAAAACCCTCGACGTGCCGGGCAGCATGGACGCCACCAACTCGGCGCTGGTGAAACTGCCGAGCGGGGCGAAAAACCTGATCATCGGCGGTATGAACGACAACACCGTGCTGGGCGGCGTGCGCGCCACCGAAAGCGCCGGCTTTACAGCTGCCAACGTGATCGGCATCGGCATCAACGGCACCGACGCCATCGGCGAATTGAAGAAAGCCAACAGCGGCTTTTTCGGTTCGATGCTGCCAAGCCCGCATATCGAAGGCTACAACACGGCCAACATGATGTTCGAGTGGGTCACCACCGGCAAAGAGCCGCCGAAATACACCGCGATGGACGACGTGACACTGATCACTCGCGAAAACTTCAAGCAGGAACTGGAAAAGATCGGCCTGTGGAACTGA
- a CDS encoding SDR family oxidoreductase, protein MAEPLSLPPAPEPPKGERLKNKVVLLTGAAQGIGEAIVATFASQQAKLVISDIQAEKVEKVAAHWREQGADVVALKTDVARQQDLHAMARLAIALHGRIDVLVNCAGVNVFRDPLEMTEEDWHRCFAIDLDGAWYGCKAVLPQMIEQGIGSIINIASTHSSHIIPGCFPYPVAKHGLLGLTRALGIEYAPKGIRVNAIAPGYIETQLNVDYWNGFADPHAERQRAFDLHPPRRIGQPMEVAMTAVFLASDEAPFINASCITIDGGRSVMYHD, encoded by the coding sequence ATGGCTGAACCTCTCTCCTTGCCGCCGGCGCCAGAGCCGCCCAAGGGCGAGCGCCTGAAAAACAAGGTCGTGTTGCTGACAGGCGCGGCGCAAGGCATTGGCGAGGCCATCGTTGCCACTTTCGCGTCGCAACAGGCCAAGCTGGTGATCAGCGATATTCAGGCTGAAAAAGTCGAGAAAGTCGCAGCGCATTGGCGTGAGCAAGGCGCGGATGTGGTCGCCCTCAAAACCGACGTCGCACGCCAGCAAGACCTGCATGCCATGGCCCGGCTGGCGATCGCACTTCATGGCCGGATCGATGTGCTGGTCAATTGCGCTGGGGTCAACGTGTTCCGCGATCCACTGGAAATGACCGAAGAGGACTGGCATCGCTGCTTCGCCATCGACCTCGACGGCGCCTGGTACGGCTGCAAAGCGGTGCTGCCGCAAATGATCGAGCAGGGTATCGGCAGCATCATCAACATTGCCTCGACGCACTCCAGTCACATCATTCCGGGCTGCTTTCCCTACCCGGTCGCCAAGCACGGTTTGCTCGGCCTGACCCGCGCCCTGGGCATCGAATATGCGCCCAAGGGCATTCGCGTCAACGCGATTGCGCCGGGCTACATCGAAACCCAGTTGAACGTCGATTACTGGAACGGCTTTGCCGACCCTCACGCCGAACGTCAACGGGCCTTCGACCTGCATCCGCCGCGCCGCATCGGGCAGCCGATGGAAGTGGCGATGACCGCCGTGTTCCTGGCCAGCGATGAAGCGCCGTTCATCAACGCCTCGTGCATCACCATCGATGGTGGGCGTTCGGTGATGTACCACGACTGA
- a CDS encoding SMP-30/gluconolactonase/LRE family protein, which produces MMWNAVTGHRAQLGEAPFWDAPTQALYWVDIAGQQALRLIGANVQIWQMPEHVSAFIPCESGDALVTLSSGVYRLDLDSPGLEPRLTLFCVADPQPGNRANEARCDALGRLWLGTMQNNIGEQGEDLPIERRSGGLFRIDRDARVTPLLRGLGIPNTLLWSDDATTLYFGDSLDGTLYQHFIHTDGNLDTAYVWFGPHARGGPDGSAMDAEGFIWNARWDGSCLLRLTPSGHVDRVIELPVSRPTSCVFGGDDLKTLYITSAASPLNHPLDGALLSIRVDVAGKPCTRFAG; this is translated from the coding sequence ATGATGTGGAATGCGGTTACCGGACACCGTGCGCAGCTGGGCGAAGCCCCGTTCTGGGATGCGCCGACCCAAGCGTTGTACTGGGTCGACATCGCCGGTCAGCAGGCGCTAAGGCTGATCGGTGCCAACGTGCAGATCTGGCAGATGCCGGAGCACGTGTCCGCGTTCATTCCCTGCGAAAGCGGCGATGCGCTGGTGACTTTGAGCAGCGGAGTCTATCGACTCGATCTGGATTCGCCGGGCCTTGAGCCGCGCCTGACCTTGTTCTGCGTCGCCGATCCACAACCCGGCAATCGTGCCAACGAAGCCCGCTGCGATGCACTGGGTCGGCTCTGGCTCGGCACCATGCAAAACAATATAGGCGAGCAGGGCGAAGACCTGCCGATCGAGCGGCGCAGCGGTGGCCTGTTTCGCATTGACCGCGATGCCCGGGTCACGCCGCTGCTGCGAGGGTTGGGCATTCCCAACACGTTGCTGTGGAGCGATGACGCAACGACGCTGTATTTCGGCGACAGCCTCGACGGCACGTTGTACCAGCATTTCATTCATACCGACGGCAACCTGGACACCGCGTACGTCTGGTTTGGCCCCCATGCGCGTGGCGGCCCGGATGGTTCGGCGATGGATGCCGAGGGTTTCATCTGGAATGCCCGCTGGGACGGTAGTTGCCTGCTCAGGCTGACCCCGAGCGGGCATGTCGACCGTGTGATCGAGCTGCCGGTCAGCCGCCCGACCAGTTGCGTGTTCGGCGGCGACGACCTGAAAACCCTGTACATCACCAGCGCCGCCAGCCCGTTGAACCATCCGCTGGATGGCGCGTTGCTGTCGATCCGCGTCGATGTGGCCGGGAAACCCTGTACCCGATTTGCTGGATAG
- a CDS encoding FadR/GntR family transcriptional regulator: protein MSSSFHASTVDWLGCWIAAGQVKPGETIKVEADLGEQLGVSRTVIREAIKTLVAKGMLEVGPKVGTRVLPVRRWNLFDPQVVGWLSRSGLPENFVDDLLDLRRTIEPMAVRWACERATAEQVQAVLQAYNALERAVDSGIDYNRADQFFHECILAASHNQFIEQMVPALGALLAVSFEVSAADPDELRRTLPIHKDMADAIAARDSARGVWACMTLIDNADLAIKRFYPKVMADKKAS, encoded by the coding sequence ATGTCCAGCAGTTTTCATGCGTCGACCGTCGATTGGCTGGGTTGCTGGATAGCCGCCGGCCAGGTCAAACCCGGTGAAACCATCAAGGTCGAAGCCGACCTCGGCGAACAACTCGGTGTCAGCCGCACGGTCATCCGCGAAGCCATCAAAACCCTGGTCGCCAAAGGCATGCTCGAAGTCGGGCCGAAGGTTGGCACGCGGGTGTTGCCGGTGCGGCGCTGGAATCTCTTTGATCCGCAAGTCGTGGGCTGGCTGTCACGCAGCGGCTTACCGGAAAACTTCGTCGATGACTTGCTCGACCTGCGCCGCACCATCGAACCGATGGCGGTGCGCTGGGCCTGCGAACGGGCGACTGCCGAACAGGTGCAAGCTGTGCTTCAGGCCTATAACGCGTTGGAGCGAGCCGTCGACAGCGGCATCGATTACAACCGCGCCGACCAGTTCTTCCACGAATGCATCCTCGCTGCCAGCCACAATCAATTCATCGAGCAAATGGTCCCGGCCCTCGGTGCGCTCCTGGCCGTGTCGTTTGAAGTGTCGGCCGCCGACCCGGACGAACTGAGACGCACGCTGCCCATTCACAAAGACATGGCCGACGCCATTGCCGCCCGGGATTCGGCGCGTGGAGTCTGGGCGTGCATGACGCTGATCGATAACGCCGACCTGGCGATCAAACGTTTCTACCCGAAAGTCATGGCCGACAAAAAAGCCAGCTGA